The proteins below come from a single Miscanthus floridulus cultivar M001 chromosome 1, ASM1932011v1, whole genome shotgun sequence genomic window:
- the LOC136538074 gene encoding acetyl-CoA carboxylase 1, producing MAEPYQLNGILNGMPNLRHPSSPSEVDEFCKALGGDSPIHSVLVANNGMAAVKFMRSIRIWALETFGTEKAILLVAMATPEDLRINAEHIRIADQFVEVPGGTNNNNYANVQLIVEIAERTRVSAVWPGWGHASENPELPDALNEKGIIFLGPPSAAMAALGDKIGSSLIAQAAGVPTLPWSGSHVKVPPESCHSIPEEMYKNACVSTTEEAVASCQVVGYPAMIKASWGGGGKGIRKVHNDDEVRALFKQVQGEVPGSPIFIMKVASQSRHLEVQLLCDKHGNVAALHSRDCSVQRRHQKIIEEGPITVAAPNTVKELEQAARRLAKCVQYVGAATVEYLYSMETGEYYFLELNPRLQVEHPVTEWIAEVSLPAAQVAVGMGIPLYNIPEIRRFYGMDHGGGYHDWRKISAVATKFDLDKAQSVRPKGHCVAVRVTSEDPDDGFKPTSGRVEELNFKSKPNVWAYFSVKSGGAIHEFSDSQFGHVFAFGESRSLAIANMVLGLKEIQIRGEIRTNVDYTVDLLNATEYRENKIHTGWLDSRIAMRVRAERPPWYLSVVGGALYEASSRSKSVVTDYVGYLSKGQIPPKHISLVNLTVTLNIEGSKYTIVTVRGGPRSYKLRMNGSEIEAEIHFLRDGGLLMQLDGNSHVTYAETEAAGTRLLINGRTCLLQKEHDPSKLLADTPCKLLRFLVADGSHVDADTPYAEVEVMKMCMPLLLPASGVIHFVMPEGQAMQANDLIARLDLDDPSSVRRAEPFHGSFPKLGPPTAISGKVHQKFAASVNSAHMILAGYEHNINEVVQDLLNCLDSPELPFLQWQELMSVLATRLPKDLRNELDGKYKEYEFNPDFCKSKDFPAKLLRGVIQANLAYCSEKDRVTNERLVEPLMSLVKSYEGGRESHARVVVKSLFEEYLSVEELFNDNLQSDVIERLRLQHAKDLEKVVYIVFSHQGVRSKNKLILRLMEALVYPNPSGYRDQLIRFSALNHTSYSELALKASQLLEHTKLSELRTSIARSLSELEMFTEEGERLSTPRRKMAINERMEDLVCAPLAVEDALVALFDHSDPTLQRRVVETYIRRLYQPYLVSGSIRMQWHRAGLIAVWEFSEEHLKQRSGQDVPLQQVENPMEKRWGIMVVIKSLQFLATAIDVALKETSQYRVGVGSVSNGNHVNSNQSNMLHIALVGINNQMSTLQDSGDEDQAQERVNKLSKILKDNTITSHLNGSSVKVVSCIIQRDEGRPPMRHSFQWSVDKLYYEEDPMLRHVEPPLSTFLELEKVNLEGYNEVKYTPSRDRQWHIYTLIKNKKDQRLNDQRMFLRTIVRQPSATNGFLSGNIDNEVGRAQASSSFTSNSILRSLMGALEEIELHAHSETVRSGHSHMYLCLLREQQLHELIPFSRMTDEIDQDEGTACTLLKQMVLNLYEHVGVRMHRLSVCQWEVKLWLVCDGQASGAWRVVVTNVTGHTCTVDIYREVEDPSTHQLVYHSATATAGPLHGVALNEPYKPLDAIDLKRYAARKNETTYCYDFPLAFETALKRSWKSSSYGVSEANEHNQLYAEVKELIFVDSVGAWGTPLVSVERPPGINDIGIVAWNMKLSTPEFPSGRDIIVVANDVTFKAGSFGPREDAFFDAVTNLACERKLPLIYLAATAGARLGVAEEIKSCFHVGWSDDESPERGFQYIYLTTQDYSRLSSSVIAHELQLENGETRWVVDTIVGKEDGLGCENLHGSGAIASAYSKAYKETFTLTFVTGRAVGIGAYLARLGMRCIQRLDQPIILTGFSALNKLLGREVYSSHMQLGGPKIMATNGVVHQTVSDDLEGVSAILKWLSYVPPYVGGPLPIMKPLDPPERPVTYFPENACDARAAICGIQDGEGKWLGGMFDRESFVETLEGWAKTVITGRAKLGGIPVGVIAVETQTVMQVIPADPGQLDSAERVVPQAGQVWFPDSANKTAQALQDFNREELPLFILANWRGFSGGQRDLFEGILQAGSTIVENLRTYQQPAFVYIPMGGELRGGAWVVVDSKINPDHIEMYAERTAKGNVLEAEGLVEIKFRPKELEDCMLRLDPELIGLNARLKDMKKQNASIPEMETIRRSMTIRMKQLMPIYTQVATRFAELHDTSARMAAKGVIGKVVDWEESRAFFYRRLRRRVAEDALAKEVKEAAGEQLSHRSALDSIKKWYLVSKGTEGGSEMWNDDESFFTWKNDRKNYENYLEELKAERVSNWFSHLAESSDVKALPNGLSLLLNKMNPLKREQVIDGLRQLLG from the exons ATGGCGGAGCCCTACCAATTGAACGGCATACTGAACGGGATGCCTAATTTGAGGCATCCATCCTCTCCATCAGAGGTCGATGAATTCTGTAAAGCGCTTGGTGGTGACTCACCAATACACAGTGTGCTAGTCGCTAACAATGGGATGGCCGCGGTCAAGTTCATGCGCAGCATCCGGATATGGGCCCTGGAGACCTTTGGGACAGAGAAGGCCATTCTTTTGGTTGCTATGGCAACTCCGGAGGACTTGAGGATAAATGCTGAGCACATAAGAATCGCTGATCAGTTCGTAGAAGTTCCTGGAGGAACAAACAATAACAACTATGCGAATGTACAGCTTATAGTGGAG ATTGCAGAGAGAACTCGTGTATCTGCAGTTTGGCCTGGCTGGGGTCATGCGTCTGAGAACCCAGAACTTCCAGATGCTCTCAACGAGAAAGGAATCATTTTTCTTGGGCCACCGTCAGCTGCAATGGCTGCACTTGGTGATAAGATTGGTTCTTCTCTTATTGCACAAGCAGCAGGAGTTCCAACTCTTCCATGGAGTGGATCACAT GTAAAAGTTCCACCAGAAAGCTGCCATTCAATTCCCGAGGAGATGTATAAGAATGCTTGTGTTTCCACCACAGAGGAAGCAGTGGCTAGTTGTCAGGTGGTCGGGTACCCTGCCATGATCAAGGCATCATGGGGAGGCGGTGGTAAAGGAATAAGGAAG GTTCATAACGATGATGAGGTGAGGGCACTGTTCAAGCAAGTTCAAGGAGAAGTCCCTGGCTCGCCTATATTTATTATGAAAGTGGCATCTCAG AGCCGACATCTGGAGGTTCAATTGCTCTGTGATAAACATGGCAATGTGGCAGCACTACACAGTCGAGATTGCAGTGTTCAAAGAAGGCACCAAAAG ATTATTGAAGAGGGGCCAATCACAGTTGCTGCTCCAAACACTGTTAAAGAGCTTGAGCAGGCAGCAAGGCGGCTTGCTAAGTGTGTTCAATACGTTGGTGCTGCTACGGTAGAATATCTGTACAGCATGGAAACGGGCGAATACTATTTTCTGGAGCTTAATCCACGGTTGCAG GTAGAACATCCTGTGACTGAATGGATAGCTGAAGTAAGCTTGCCAGCAGCCCAAGTTGCAGTCGGAATGGGCATACCCCTCTATAACATTCCAG AGATTAGACGCTTTTATGGAATGGATCATGGGGGCGGCTACCATGATTGGAGGAAAATATCAGCTGTTGCAACTAAGTTTGATTTGGATAAAGCACAGTCAGTGAGGCCAAAGGGCCATTGTGTTGCAGTCAGAGTTACTAGTGAGGATCCTGATGATGGGTTTAAGCCTACAAGTGGAAGAGTGGAG GAGTTAAACTTTAAAAGCAAACCAAATGTTTGGGCCTATTTCTCTGTTAAG TCTGGAGGAGCAATTCATGAATTTTCTGATTCACAGTTTG GTCATGTTTTTGCATTTGGGGAATCTAGATCTTTGGCCATAGCCAATATGGTACTTGGGCTGAAAGAGATTCAGATCCGTGGAGAGATACGCACAAATGTTGATTACACAGTAGATCTCTTGAAT GCGACAGAATACCGCGAAAATAAGATCCATACTGGTTGGCTTGACAGCAGAATAGCTATGCGTGTTAGAGCAGAGAGGCCCCCATGGTACCTCTCAGTTGTTGGAGGAGCTCTATAT GAAGCGTCAAGCAGGAGCAAGAGCGTTGTCACTGATTATGTTGGTTATCTCAGCAAAGGTCAGATACCACCAAAG CACATCTCGCTTGTCAATTTAACTGTTACTCTGAACATAGAGGGGAGCAAATACACG ATTGTAACGGTAAGGGGTGGACCCCGCAGCTACAAATTAAGAATGAATGGATCAGAAATTGAAGCAGAGATACATTTTCTGCGAGATGGTGGACTTTTAATGCAG TTGGATGGAAACAGTCATGTAACTTATGCAGAGACGGAGGCTGCTGGTACACGCCTTCTCATTAATGGTAGAACATGCTTACTACAG AAAGAACACGATCCTTCAAAGTTGTTGGCTGATACACCTTGCAAACTTCTTCGGTTCTTGGTTGCGGATGGCTCTCATGTGGATGCTGATACACCATATGCTGAGGTGGAAGTCATGAAGATGTGCATGCCATTGTTACTGCCTGCCTCTGGTGTCATTCACTTTGTTATGCCTGAGGGTCAGGCCATGCAG GCGAATGACCTGATAGCAAGATTGGACCTTGATGACCCATCTTCTGTGAGGAGAGCTGAACCATTTCATGGTTCCTTTCCCAAACTGGGACCTCCTACCGCTATATCTGGCAAAGTTCATCAAAAATTTGCTGCAAGTGTGAATTCTGCACACATGATCCTTGCAGGATATGAACATAATATCAATGAA GTTGTACAAGATTTGCTAAACTGCCTAGACAGCCCTGAGCTCCCTTTTCTACAATGGCAAGAACTTATGTCTGTTTTAGCAACACGgcttccaaaagatcttaggaATGAG TTGGATGGTAAGTACAAGGAGTATGAATTCAATCCTGATTTCTGCAAGAGCAAGGATTTCCCTGCAAAGTTGCTGAGGGGGGTTATTCAG GCAAATCTTGCATACTGTTCGGAGAAAGATAGGGTTACTAATGAGAGGCTTGTGGAACCACTTATGAGCCTGGTCAAGTCATATGAGGGTGGAAGAGAAAGCCATGCTCGTGTTGTCGTCAAATCTCTATTTGAGGAGTATCTGTCTGTTGAAGAGCTCTTCAATGATAACCTTCAG TCTGATGTTATAGAGCGTCTACGCCTTCAACATGCAAAAGACCTTGAGAAGGTTGTATACATTGTGTTCTCACACCAG GGCGTGAGAAGCAAAAATAAATTAATACTACGGCTTATGGAAGCATTGGTATATCCAAACCCATCTGGTTACAGGGATCAGTTGATTCGCTTCTCTGCCTTGAACCATACATCATATTCTGAG CTGGCACTTAAAGCAAGCCAACTTCTTGAGCACACTAAATTGAGTGAACTTCGCACAAGCATAGCAAGAAGCCTTTCAGAGCTGGAGATGTTTACTGAGGAAGGAGAGCGTCTGTCAACACCTAGGAGAAAGATGGCAATAAATGAGAGAATGGAAGATTTAGTTTGTGCTCCACTGGCAGTTGAAGATGCTCTTGTAGCATTGTTCGATCACAGTGATCCAACTCTTCAACGGAGAGTGGTTGAGACATATATACGCAGATTGTATCAG CCTTATCTTGTAAGTGGAAGTATCCGGATGCAGTGGCACCGAGCTGGCCTAATTGCCGTATGGGAGTTCTCTGAAGAGCATCTTAAGCAAAGAAGCGGGCAAGATGTGCCCCTACAGCAAGTAGAGAATCCCATGGAGAAGAGATGGGGCATCATGGTTGTAATCAAGTCTCTCCAGTTTCTAGCAACTGCAATTGATGTTGCACTGAAGGAGACTTCACAGTACAGAGTGGGTGTCGGAAGTGTCTCGAACGGTAACCATGTAAATTCTAATCAAAGCAATATGCTTCATATTGCTTTGGTTGGTATCAATAATCAGATGAGTACTCTCCAAGACAG TGGTGATGAGGATCAAGCACAAGAAAGGGTGAACAAACTATCCAAGATTTTGAAGGATAATACTATTACATCACATCTTAATGGCTCTAGTGTTAAGGTTGTCAGCTGTATTATCCAGAGAGATGAAGGGCGTCCGCCAATGCGACACTCCTTCCAATGGTCTGTTGACAAGCTTTATTATGAGGAGGATCCAATGCTTCGCCATGTGGAACCACCGTTGTCTACATTCCTTGAGCTG GAAAAAGTAAATTTGGAAGGTTACAATGAAGTAAAATACACCCCATCACGTGATCGCCAGTGGCATATTTATACACTtatcaagaacaagaaagatcagaGATTAAACGACCAGAGGATGTTCCTTCGTACCATAGTCAGACAACCAAGTGCAACAAATGGTTTCCTGTCAGGTAATATTGACAATGAAGTAGGCCGCGCACAAGCTTCGTCATCGTTCACATCAAACAGCATTCTCAGATCATTAATGGGAGCACTAGAAGAAATAGAGCTACATGCTCATAGTGAGACTGTGAGATCAGGTCACTCACACATGTATCTGTGCTTACTGAGAGAACAACAATTGCATGAACTAATCCCATTTTCAAG GATGACTGATGAAATTGATCAGGACGAAGGAACTGCATGTACACTTTTGAAGCAAATGGTATTGAATTTATATGAACATGTTGGGGTCAGGATGCATCGGCTTTCTGTGTGCCAGTGGGAAGTCAAGCTCTGGTTGGTTTGTGACgggcaagctagtggtgcttggaGAGTTGTTGTTACCAATGTTACTGGCCACACCTGCACCGTTGAT ATTTACCGAGAAGTGGAAGACCCAAGCACACATCAGCTTGTCTACCACTCTGCCACAGCCACGGCTGGTCCTTTGCATGGTGTTGCATTGAATGAACCATACAAGCCTTTGGATGCTATTGACCTCAAACGTTATGCTGCTAGGAAAAATGAAACCACATACTGCTACGATTTCCCCTTG GCATTTGAAACAGCGCTGAAGAGATCATGGAAATCAAGTAGCTATGGTGTTAGTGAAGCTAATGAGCACAATCAACTCTATGCTGAAGTGAAAGAGCTTATATTTGTTGATTCGGTTGGAGCATGGGGCACTCCATTGGTTTCAGTTGAACGTCCTCCAGGCATCAATGATATCGGCATTGTTGCTTGGAACATGAAGCTGTCCACGCCAGAATTCCCAAGTGGCCGGGATATTATAGTTGTTGCCAATGATGTGACATTTAAAGCTGGGTCCTTTGGTCCAAGAGAAGATGCATTTTTTGATGCTGTTACCAATCTTGCCTGTGAGAGGAAACTTCCTCTTATCTACCTGGCAGCAACTGCTGGTGCCAGGCTTGGTGTAGCAGAGGAAATAAAGTCATGCTTCCATGTGGGCTGGTCTGATGATGAGAGCCCTGAACGTGGTTTTCAGTACATTTACCTCACTACACAAGATTACTCACGTCTAAGCTCTTCAGTAATAGCTCACGAGCTGCAACTAGAAAATGGAGAAACCAGATGGGTGGTTGATACCATTGTTGGTAAAGAGGATGGACTTGGTTGTGAGAATCTCCATGGAAGTGGTGCGATTGCCAGCGCATATTCTAAGGCATACAAAGAGACCTTTACTCTGACATTTGTGACTGGAAGAGCTGTTGGCATTGGGGCTTATCTGGCTCGTTTAGGTATGAGGTGTATACAACGTCTTGATCAACCAATTATTTTGACTGGGTTTTCTGCACTAAACAAGCTCCTGGGGCGGGAGGTGTACAGTTCTCATATGCAATTGGGTGGCCCCAAAATCATGGCTACAAATGGTGTTGTCCACCAAACTGTGTCAGATGACCTTGAAGGTGTTTCTGCTATCCTGAAATGGCTCAGTTATGTTCCTCCATATGTCGGTGGTCCTCTTCCCATTATGAAACCCCTGGACCCACCCGAAAGACCAGTAACATACTTCCCTGAGAATGCTTGTGATGCTCGTGCAGCCATCTGTGGCATTCAGGACGGTGAAGGGAAGTGGTTGGGTGGTATGTTTGATAGGGAAAGCTTCGTGGAAACATTGGAAGGTTGGGCAAAAACAGTTATCACCGGAAGAGCAAAGCTTGGTGGAATACCAGTTGGTGTCATAGCTGTGGAAACCCAGACTGTGATGCAAGTCATCCCAGCTGATCCAGGTCAGCTTGATTCCGCTGAGCGCGTAGTCCCTCAAGCAGGTCAGGTGTGGTTCCCAGATTCTGCAAACAAAACAGCTCAGGCATTACAGGATTTCAACCGTGAGGAGCTTCCACTGTTCATCCTTGCAAACTGGAGAGGTTTCTCTGGTGGGCAAAGGGATTTATTTGAAGGAATCCTTCAGGCTGGTTCAACAATTGTTGAGAATCTGAGGACATACCAGCAGCCTGCTTTTGTATATATCCCAATGGGTGGAGAGCTACGGGGAGGGGCCTGGGTTGTGGTGGACAGCAAGATCAATCCAGACCACATAGAGATGTATGCCGAGAGGACTGCGAAAGGGAATGTCCTTGAGGCAGAAGGATTGGTGGAGATAAAATTCAGGCCAAAGGAACTGGAAGATTGCATGCTAAGGCTTGACCCAGAATTGATTGGCCTGAATGCTAGGCTGAAAGACATGAAGAAACAAAATGCCAGCATCCCAGAAATGGAGACCATACGGAGGAGTATGACTATTCGGATGAAGCAGTTGATGCCTATTTATACTCAGGTTGCCACACGATTTGCCGAATTGCATGACACCTCTGCTAGAATGGCCGCCAAAGGTGTGATCGGTAAGGTTGTTGATTGGGAAGAGTCTCGGGCCTTCTTCTACAGGAGATTGCGAAGGAGAGTTGCTGAGGATGCCCTGGCCAAGGAAGTTAAAGAAGCTGCTGGTGAACAGCTTTCCCACAGATCAGCATTAGACTCTATCAAGAAATGGTATCTAGTGTCCAAAGGAACTGAAGGTGGTAGTGAAATGTGGAATGATGATGAATCTTTCTTTACTTGGAAGAATGATCGCAAGAACTATGAGAATTATCTTGAGGAGTTGAAGGCTGAAAGAGTATCGAACTGGTTCTCACATCTTGCTGAAAGTTCAGACGTGAAAGCTCTACCAAACGGTCTTTCGCTCCTCCTTAACAAG ATGAATCCTTTGAAGAGGGAGCAGGTCATTGATGGCCTCAGGCAGCTTCTTGGTTGA